In a single window of the uncultured Erythrobacter sp. genome:
- the thiS gene encoding sulfur carrier protein ThiS, translated as MSETKSITLNGEPRNTAASTIADLVRELELTPEKVAVERNGEIVPRSTLEQASVTANDRLEIVHFVGGGDHSDTWCVAGRTFTSRLIVGTGKYKDFEQNAAAVEASGAEIVTVAVRRVNVSDPKAPMLTDYIDPKKTTYLPNTAGCFTADDAIRTLRLAREAGGWDLVKLEVLGEARTLYPDMRETLTATETLAKEGFLPMVYCVDDPIAAKQLEDAGAVAIMPLGAPIGSGLGIQNQVTIRLIVEGANVPVLVDAGVGTASDAAVGMELGCDGILMNTAIAEAKDPIRMARAMRLAVEGGREAYLAGRMGRRKYADPSSPLAGLI; from the coding sequence ATGAGCGAAACCAAGAGCATCACCCTGAACGGAGAGCCGCGCAACACCGCGGCATCAACTATCGCCGATCTTGTGCGCGAACTTGAGCTGACACCGGAGAAAGTCGCCGTGGAGCGCAATGGCGAAATCGTTCCGCGCTCGACGCTGGAGCAGGCTTCAGTGACCGCAAACGACAGACTGGAAATCGTTCACTTTGTAGGCGGAGGCGATCACAGCGACACTTGGTGCGTAGCGGGGCGTACCTTCACCTCGCGCCTGATCGTGGGAACGGGCAAGTACAAGGACTTCGAGCAAAACGCCGCCGCCGTAGAGGCTTCGGGCGCAGAGATCGTCACCGTTGCGGTGCGCCGTGTGAATGTCAGCGATCCGAAAGCGCCGATGCTCACCGACTATATTGACCCCAAGAAGACGACTTACCTTCCCAACACCGCAGGATGCTTCACTGCCGACGATGCAATCCGGACTCTGCGCCTGGCGCGCGAAGCGGGGGGTTGGGACCTGGTCAAACTCGAAGTGCTGGGCGAGGCGCGCACGCTCTATCCGGATATGCGCGAGACATTGACCGCAACCGAGACGCTCGCGAAGGAAGGGTTTCTTCCGATGGTCTATTGCGTCGACGATCCCATTGCAGCGAAGCAATTGGAAGATGCAGGCGCGGTCGCGATCATGCCGCTGGGCGCGCCGATCGGCTCGGGGCTTGGAATACAAAACCAAGTCACGATCCGCCTCATAGTGGAAGGGGCCAATGTGCCAGTTCTGGTTGATGCAGGCGTGGGAACAGCGTCTGATGCTGCGGTCGGCATGGAGCTGGGCTGCGACGGCATCCTGATGAACACTGCAATTGCCGAGGCAAAAGACCCGATCCGCATGGCCCGCGCGATGAGGCTTGCGGTTGAAGGTGGGCGCGAAGCCTATCTCGCTGGCCGGATGGGCCGGCGCAAATATGCCGATCCTTCGAGTCCGTTAGCCGGACTGATCTGA
- a CDS encoding MerC domain-containing protein gives MTETQDTNSAIRRHLDKTGIAISALCAVHCVLTIIIVSGLGVGGQFFFSEEIHRYALVVALIIAAVGIGWGALMHRRREPFVIAMMGLSFMGGALASPHGTQEAILTIIGVALVSLGHLLNLRAHK, from the coding sequence ATGACGGAAACTCAGGATACAAATTCGGCGATTCGTCGCCATCTCGACAAGACGGGAATCGCGATATCCGCGCTTTGCGCGGTGCATTGCGTGCTAACGATTATTATCGTGTCGGGCCTTGGTGTCGGCGGTCAGTTTTTCTTCAGCGAGGAGATTCACCGCTACGCATTGGTCGTTGCCCTGATTATCGCGGCGGTTGGGATCGGCTGGGGCGCCTTGATGCACCGCCGGCGCGAGCCGTTTGTGATCGCGATGATGGGCTTGAGTTTTATGGGCGGCGCGCTCGCATCGCCGCACGGCACACAAGAAGCGATCCTGACAATTATCGGCGTCGCATTGGTTTCGCTCGGCCATCTGCTCAATCTCCGCGCGCACAAGTAA
- a CDS encoding cupin domain-containing protein has product MSSAGRVLSLGACALFAATAVYASTPQLPDALAAGWEGEPVCELQHETQTHRVLRCTFPPGVGHERHFHPAHYGYALSGGTMQLTSEQGVRVAEISTGSHYSSNGVDWHEVVNIGETTVTYLIVEEL; this is encoded by the coding sequence ATGTCGAGTGCTGGCCGAGTGTTGAGCCTAGGCGCATGCGCTCTTTTTGCAGCCACGGCAGTCTATGCCAGCACGCCGCAACTTCCCGATGCGCTCGCGGCGGGATGGGAAGGAGAGCCGGTTTGTGAGCTGCAACATGAAACGCAGACCCACCGCGTCCTTCGCTGCACTTTCCCTCCCGGCGTGGGGCATGAACGCCACTTTCACCCCGCACATTACGGCTATGCGCTGAGCGGCGGTACGATGCAGCTAACCAGCGAGCAGGGTGTTCGCGTGGCTGAAATCTCCACCGGCTCGCATTATTCAAGCAATGGGGTCGATTGGCACGAGGTCGTGAATATCGGCGAGACGACCGTGACCTATCTCATCGTCGAAGAGCTCTAG